In a single window of the Vitis vinifera cultivar Pinot Noir 40024 chromosome 6, ASM3070453v1 genome:
- the LOC100253493 gene encoding trans-cinnamate 4-monooxygenase, translating to MDLILIEKALLAVFCAIILAITISKLLGKKLKLPPGPLPVPVFGNWLQVGDDLNHLNLSDLAKKFGDIFMLRMGQRNLVVVSSPDLAKDVLHTQGVEFGSRTRNVVFDIFTGKGQDMVFTVYGEHWRKMRRIMTVPFFTNKVVQQYRVGWEDEAARVVEDVKKNPEASTNGIVLRRRLQLMMYNNMYRIMFDRRFDSEEDPLFVKLKALNGERSRLAQSFEYNYGDFIPILRPFLRGYLKICKEVKERRLQLFKDHFLEERKKLASTKSTDHNSLKCAVDHILDAQQKGEINEDNVLYIVENINVAAIETTLWSIEWGIAELVNHPHIQKKLRDELNTVLGPGVQVTEPDIQKLPYLQAVIKETLRLRMAIPLLVPHMNLNDAKLGGYDIPAESKILVNAWWLANDSSKWKKPEEFRPERFLEEESKVEANGNDFRYLPFGVGRRSCPGIILALPILGITIGRLVQNFELLPPPGQAKLDTTGKGGQFSLHILKHSTIVARPIEA from the exons ATGGATCTCATACTCATAGAGAAAGCTCTGTTAGCGGTGTTCTGCGCTATAATTCTGGCCATCACCATCTCTAAGCTTCTGGGGAAGAAATTAAAGCTGCCTCCAGGTCCTCTGCCGGTGCCGGTTTTCGGGAACTGGCTGCAGGTTGGGGATGACTTGAACCACCTGAACCTCTCCGACTTAGCGAAGAAATTCGGGGACATTTTCATGCTGCGAATGGGGCAGCGGAACCTGGTGGTGGTGTCGTCGCCGGACCTGGCGAAGGACGTTTTGCACACTCAGGGAGTGGAGTTCGGATCACGCACAAGAAACGTGGTGTTCGACATATTCACAGGTAAGGGCCAGGACATGGTGTTCACGGTGTACGGTGAGCATTGGCGGAAGATGCGGCGGATCATGACCGTCCCTTTCTTCACCAACAAGGTAGTTCAGCAGTACCGCGTCGGATGGGAGGACGAGGCGGCGCGTGTGGTTGAGGACGTGAAGAAGAATCCCGAGGCCTCCACCAACGGAATCGTGCTGAGGAGACGGTTGCAGCTCATGATGTACAACAACATGTATAGAATCATGTTCGATAGAAGATTCGATAGTGAGGAGGATCCGTTGTTCGTGAAGCTCAAAGCCTTGAACGGAGAGAGGAGTAGACTGGCTCAGAGCTTCGAGTACAATTATGGAGACTTCATTCCCATTTTGAGACCATTTTTGAGAGGCTACCTGAAAATCTGCAAGGAAGTTAAGGAGAGAAGGTTGCAGCTCTTCAAGGACCATTTTCTTGAGGAGAGGAA GAAGCTGGCAAGCACAAAGAGCACAGATCACAACAGTCTGAAATGCGCCGTTGATCATATTTTGGATGCTCAGCAGAAGGGTGAGATCAACGAGGACAACGTCCTTTACATTGTGGAGAACATCAATGTTGCTG CTATTGAAACAACGTTGTGGTCAATCGAGTGGGGCATTGCAGAGCTGGTGAACCACCCTCACATCCAGAAGAAGCTCAGGGATGAGCTGAACACTGTGCTTGGACCTGGCGTCCAAGTCACCGAGCCTGATATCCAAAAGCTTCCATATCTTCAGGCTGTAATCAAAGAAACTCTCCGGCTAAGGATGGCAATTCCTCTCCTGGTCCCCCACATGAATCTGAATGATGCAAAGCTCGGTGGCTATGACATTCCTGCTGAGAGCAAAATCCTGGTGAACGCATGGTGGCTTGCTAACGACTCTTCCAAGTGGAAAAAACCAGAAGAGTTCAGGCCAGAGAGATTCCTGGAGGAGGAGTCCAAGGTTGAGGCCAATGGCAATGACTTCAGGTACCTCCCGTTCGGTGTTGGAAGAAGAAGCTGCCCTGGAATCATTCTTGCTCTGCCAATTCTTGGTATCACAATTGGACGTCTGGTTCAGAATTTTGAGCTCCTCCCTCCTCCTGGACAGGCCAAACTTGACACCACAGGAAAGGGTGGGCAGTTCAGTTTGCACATCTTGAAGCATTCCACCATTGTGGCAAGGCCAATAGAAGCTTGA